The genome window AGTGACAATCGCGAATTCAAGTTCGGTAACAACTTAGTAAGTGTGCATGACATTTTCTTAAAGTgttttttgtaattcatctaGTTCTCGATTATTTGTGAAACTAGCGATCCACCCCGgtttgcacgggtgcaatttatgaaccaataaaatcaaacaatatcaatataaatacttaaagctttctagtgaaaacatttttacaattggctcattagttccggagattaccactacacacaaacaaacaaattgtacctctttataagattaataaagatgaaattctgccacatgtatataaAATCCGTTGTTGAGCAGCGTGATGAATTAAACTCCAAACAGTCTTGCTACAGTGAGAACAGGGCCTTTATTTATACCAGTAACGGGACCATTAAAGGCCTCTCTATCtctataaattactaaattactaCCAGTGAAAATAGTAGTGGACTGAGATCGGTTTAGAATTATCGGAAAAGGACGCATTAAAGCAACGGGAAAATGCGTCCCCCATCTCTAAAGGCAGTGGAGTCTAgttgtaataattatagaaGAGGAGAGAAGAGGAAATAAGAGGCGCCTTTGTTAACATTGAACACCGGTAATTACCGTTTGtcacattttcttttaaaataaaaatgtttcattcgATACTTTGTAACACGCTTTATAAAAGTCTAGATGAAAATTAGCGGAGGCGTTTCACAATTAGATTTTTTCTAtcgatgaaattttaatacaacattatttatttaaagaagcgataatttattatgacataatattttacttggtgttaaGGTTTTGTGTCTGGTTAGGTAcccccactcatcaaatattctaccgctaaacaacattactcagcattgttgtgttccggtttgaagggtgagtgagccagtgtaactacaggcacaagggacataacatgtttgttccctaggttggtggcacattggcgatgtaaggaatggttaatatttcttacagcgccattgtctatgggcggtggtggcttACATTTAAATCTCGATACTTACGAGGGATATCTTGCATAGTGGATAGAACATGAGAATGTTAATATAAGGCTACGGGGTCAAATCCGGGCGATCGGACACTGTTTATTGACATATGATTTTTTGCTACTTGTGCTTAATAAACTCTAAGCCTTCTCCTTTAGAGATTAAAATGCCTTTTTTAAGTTAGAGAACACCAACAGTCCTATAACCAAGGCTTAAATAAAATGCACACTCAGTTCATGACAGTCTCGTATTCAACATGATTTTTCATAAGCGAGGATGATGCGTAGTAAACTCTTAAGGCAGCGGTTACACGAAGCGACAATTTTCttgtcaatgtttattttttcttaatgttcTGATCGACGAGCGAGCTTTATTGCGGTTTTTGTTACTTACGGGTAGTTATGGCTTTACGTGTTGACGAGACTTACTCtcctcataataattattaaaaaaagttattttaactttgccgactcataaattcaaataaatttttggaaaattattaataactatggAAATATTACAACAAGGTTATATAGGTGATAAAAAATGGTAGTGCTAATACTTTTTGAGTTTTTGACaggaaatttaattgtatttaaaagaaataactttgtagcttaaatgtttgaaaaagtaattGCTGGGTTTTTATGCCGGTTCTCAACAtttcgaatcggtggtagctttaactatttactattattatggTAGCTTATATGTGGtagcttatttattattattatggtagCTTAACTATCAACCACATTTATATGGATGCACAAGTAACGTGCTGTTGCAAATATAATGTGATCCTACCAGTAGGTATTCATACTTtgacaaaaactttaaaaaatgagaGTTCCTACCTCCAAGATTTGATACAGCCCAAATAGTTTTAGAAgcatgaatacatttttaataagtattatatcatTGGGAATGATTCTATGAAAACCAAAACATTTAGTACATTCAGCAGTATCAAAGTCAATTAATCGTTTTAACTACGTAATTAGCACTTCTGGTTTGTTCGTTTCAAGAATTGGAAGATGAGAATACGACCCATTGAAGCTTTaagtcaaaaataatttctaaaaatattgtggtaaatattaacttaacattttgttgttttatattgaataaagcaaacacaatattaataattagattacTGTACCAAAGATCAAGCATTGTTTTTGTCgtcattattgttttgtttttgtcaaaTTATCGGCAGCAAGaaaactaatatcataaataccgTTAATAGCATAAAGTTAAAACAGAGCCTAGAATTGACCCTTGCGGAAtgccatttttatataacaaacctCGAAGATTATTCTACTATTACACTTGTTGACTTCTTCGACTTAGGGACGAAGTATTGAGAACAAAACATTTTCTTACAACACCTTATTGTTTAAGCTTTAATTTATACAAGCATTTCATGGACCATGCAATCAAATGCCTTAGAAAGATCAGAGAATATCACTTCTGTGATATTTGCAATGCATGAAGCGTAACTGCTGTAAATATTGCACAGAGATAAATCTATCGTGTTAGAAGCAAGAATAAtgctcttatttttattataataagcttaCTCATATGTGTTCCTCCATATTCACACACTTTTGTTACATTTGAATCTTGCGTGGAGCTAGCCAGGCTAACtgactactaaataatatttctaagttCCTAACATTTTTTAGTTACCATGGTTACGAACACAACCATTCTTCTCATCATTGTTACGATGACGTCGGTGGCATCACAGACATTCCAGTACTCAAGAGGCTGGACGAACGGCAAGCGAAATGGGCAGAAAAATGAGTTTAGCTTAGAGAGGATTTTGAACCCTTGTCAAATGCACAAGCTTAAATACCTGCTTGAAGGAAAACCACTTACGGAAaaggtaaattttgtttaatataataaataaataaataaatattggacaacatcacatacattactctgatcccaatgtaagtagctaaagcacttgtgttatggaaatcagaagtaacgacggtaccacaaacacccagacccaagacaacatagaaaactaatgaactttttctacatcgactcggccggggatcgaacccgggacctcggagtggcgtacccatgaaaaccggtgtacacgctactcgaccacggaggtcgtcaaaaggaaataaagtttttattatccACACactatagaattaaaaatatagtgttTATCTAAATGTCAGGTATTATGCTGTGTGGAGATAGTTGAGTCGAAATATACACTGATATCAGCACTGGTTATCAGCTGGTCCCTTTACGTGTAATTTTCGACTTTTATTTACctgtaaaatgaaaaaacaattgattattcaaaacaatagatgtaatatgtaaaataatataattaaattaaattaaattatccatTGCATTAAGTAAACCGTACCTCAGacagatttttgactatcaataagcaatgTAATCAattctacattgaataaagatgATTGACTTCGACTTTGACTAGACACCCTCTGAGAACTTGCAACTCAATTTGAAATCAGTTCCAACCAAAAGGTTGTACTTAAATTATACAGAAATACTTttggtttattatattatttacataagtacaTTATACTTATTGACTGATTCACGGTAAAAACTACCACTGGTTCCAAAAATAATACCTAACCAAAGTCTAAGTAATTGAGTAAGAACCTTATAATTCCCTCTGCTGGGCAAAGGTCTCCTCACCATTTTCAAGTGCTTGGACCACACTACTCCAATGtggtttggtttatttttttttaaatacgaaatatcCAGGAAGTAACCgttcaatttacaaaataatttgtttcaaagGCGCAGCCATGTAAAAACTTGTTTTGAAAAGATTCACTGtaacttatttaattgatttgatttgatttatatattttaattttcagattCTAACCCCTTGTGATTATTTAGAAGAGGACGGCGAACTACCAAAGCGATACAAATCAGACCCCGGACAAGACTCATTGTACGACGCCTTTCAGTAAATTCTAGTACCTTCTACAACGTTGCCATAACCTgagattttgtattaatatattatcttaactTTATAggacgaaataataaataaataactatagtataagaaattaactaattattttgtatgtcacaaaaaagttttaaattttcatttcaaaaatggattaattataaaaaaaactaaaatctaCGTCAATGCATAAAATGGCTGGTTTTATGTATTTGACTCGACTCTgactaatttattgttattattaataacataataatacatattataaaaaaaataggctcTAGAGAGTTTTCTTTTAActcagtaatattttaaatgtataataaaagattataaaacattataccgAATACGTACAAAAAATGActtgaatatgtatttatttataaataaaacatttatagaaatatttgtctataaatactaatataatgttaaactgattgtatgtatttaatatatattaactaaatgtttgaaaaatgtTGACAACAGTCCATATTATgcatattagttataataaaatatataacggttgctaaaagttgttttttatttataaggcttTAAACAAATGTCTCCTAGCGAACTactttacttgatggtagggctttgtgcaagcccgtctgggcaggtaccacccactcatcagatattctaccgccaaccagcagtactcagtattgttgtgttccggtttgaagggtgagtgagccagtgtaactacaggcacaagggacgtaacatcttagttccctaggttggtggcgcattggtgatgtaaggaatggttaatatttcctacagcgccattgtctatgggcggtggtgaccacttaccatcagatgacctatttgctcgtccgcctaccggtatcataaaaaaaactagcgAAATGAtgagtaaaataacaatatgattTCCTCATGTGACCTTTAAGATCCATTTATATAAACCTTATTTATGTCAacagtaaaattgttttatataaaacattagagACGCTGCTCGTAAATAATTGAAGATCTgtacgaatttattaaaaaagaaggaactatagtaatatttttactatccCGTGTCTCAATTTGATGTTCAGAATTGAAATAGATATCAGTTCATGTATGATCCAGGGATATGCTAGGTATTTTGGAATTGACAACTCGGAATCTTAAAGTttgaatagttaatttattaaattattaaccgTTCCCTCGATAATCTTTGCGCTGACGgtaaaatttatacttaaaacgtAGGTCAAATTATATACTAACAAAAATGTTGTTCGTTAACCGTAcagttcatatttaatattctttaaacaGAAAGGGCTTAGTGggtataaaatttgaattctaaCAGGTGATATAATCTAAATCTTATCTAGACAAGCACTAGATATATTAcagttctattttaaattaaaaaacaatgacacAAGTGAGAGATAAATGCAACTATCAACGAAAGCTTAAATTGTCCCATCGAAACCCGATTACATTTTCTAACGACGTCATATCGAATATTTATCATAACAGAGGGCTATATTACTTAGTTAaagtacataacataaaaacataatcagcctgtaaatttcccactgctgggctaaggcctcctctcccgttgaggagaaggtatggagcatattccaccacgctgctccaatgggtgttggtggaatacacatgtggcagaatttcgttgaaattagacacatgcaggtttcctcacgatgttttccttcaccgccgagcacgagatgaattataaacaaaataagcacatgtaaattcagtggtgcctgcctgggtttgaacccgaaatcatcggttaagatgcacgcgttctaaccactgggccatctcgtcatgttttttatgttttttttttacaaaatttatgatATCTGAGTATATAGGTATGCTAGAGGCTAGAGATGAATTATTCTTCAACAACAACACTTCAAAACTTTCGCCTTTTTCcatattcaattatttgttattgtgcattaaacatttattattattgagttaCATGTAACGTTCCGTTAAAGGCTGTTACATTTACATCAGCTTTTTATCTAACAAAGAGTTCTTTCACTGCATATATGTATtacaacaatgtttatttaacattaaaatataaataaatgtattataatattttttagtaggttcgcaaaaaatcctttttatttaaaagtaagaaGAACAAGTACGACTTACGCCTCGTAAATAATTCTACTAAGAAAACGAATTGTTCTTCAGTATAACGGGTATGTCATGTCTCTTTAACTCGTTGCAGTTGCCATCACTTAGCGCAAAAGATAtttgcaacattttatttttgatttgaaattaccATAAGCATTTTGGCGTCCCTCACCACCATGGTGCCTAAAAAGACTGTTCCATTCGTTCTACCCTGGAACTAGAGTAGTAGTAACAAGGagccttttaaaataatttatcatttttaaatgttttaattttaatgaaataattaataaattgcaacgttccatgtttatttatatatttatactttattattcaaCACATTGAAATAGTATAGAAAGTacttaaatagttaaaatattataaataacattattattaacatgtaTTATGCTTACTTAGCGAGTTATAGTTTAGCGCCATCTAGTGTTTTTAACGCAAACGACAAACTAGGTTATGTATTTGACAACAACTACtagtagcgccatctatcgTGGAGTAGTATgagtaaattataacaatattggaCACTAGATGGACACCAACATgtgagttataaataaaagagatttttttaaaccaagatattgtatattattaatttcgagtatattttttacaaataacattgCACAGAAAAAATTccaacgatatatttttttatttcaaattatccATAAATCAATTACTATTGCACTTAAGCCtttaaagtttctttttttaatatcttatcttctataaaaaaaatctatgtatgtatccatctatctaactttaattaaaaaaaatccatctcTACGTGAATACAAACAAAACAGTGGGAGTTGTTTCTGTCCGGATAATCTGCaaaaatgatacatttttaacacGATGTGCATTttatcaatttcttttttactaAAATCCTATACACAAATTTACGCAAATGAAGTTTGAAGCAGTATATTGTTACAACGTAACAAATTAAAAGCGTTCATAATTCATGCAGATATGGTATGAGGCATAGAGATCAAAATGGCTCTAAAGAACAGAGACATTGTGGTTTTCGAGAAGCTGACTGGAAACGaggattgtattattatattaattgataccATACGTCGTGGAAATAAGACACTttgattgaaaaatttaaaagaatcattTTAGAGCGTTtctgtgataaaatatattacaaaactaattacttcttagttgattgcacaccttgggaatgaaataaTCGATACTaggctatttcaaataaatataatatatttattgtactgttattgtatgaaaataatagtgatataaaatgtaatttaaaaaaaaactcgctcCTTTTCATTCGCCTGTTATTCTCAAGTCCGAGGTGTATATTTCCGAACCGATGTTAGACTTTTGACTATCAAGAAGCAAGTGTAACGCCTTTAGACTTTGACATGatccatatataaataaataatcttttgatCTTATCTATATGCTTAGAGACAATAtcttataattgtaattgattttcaaaatcattaataaaattcaccTTTAGTTCATAAACATGCAATATATATTcttggtagggcttcgtgctaGCGCATCTGGGTACTCGTCagacattctaccaccaaacagcaatccTTACTATTGTTATGTCCGGTCTGAAGGGTGACTGAACCAGTATAACCACAGGCACacggtacataacatcttatcttccaaggttggtggcgcctcGATGTCTATAGTCGGTGGTCATGTGGGCTATATGCTCGTCCACTTACCTATATgacaaaataaactatattaatttttatatttacacgcAACAACGAAAGGACGGACAATGATTTATGGAAAAACTTATGTAAGTACTTAGAACTGAAATGTCTACAAAAGCTatgtatcaatataattatataacaatttcagTCAAATACACACTCGTATTAAAAAGCATTCATACATATTTCATGTATTATAACACATCGATATACAACCTTATTGCGATTAGATAGAGTTGAAAAtagcaaaattaatttaaattccaaaaaaagttaatacattttgaattataGCCCCAATGGTTATGGACATAAGGATGTGtgtgttttaatgtatttggtAATAATTGTGGTTCATCTATCATTTGAAACAAGCGCCATTACGAATGTATTAAGGTGGTAGTTATTGATGCATTTATGTTAGTATTAACTTGGAAAGTAGGTTAGTTTCGAGAGCTATTAGGGGTTTAACGGTTTTTCGATCAAACGACATACGTTTTATGATAAATACTCTAATGAAACATTTAGAAATTCAAcgcttcaatatatttttttaaatgtaatcttaACAATTTACttgattaactaaataaatagacctatgtatattgataatcaaagtatatattaataagttcaGTAACATtgctacctacctacctaacctTCTAACACAGCCAACAGACTTGTTattgtaccttttttttttgctgttctCTTCCGTCAAACCTAActtcatatttaattcaatgaaattatgaCAATTGACTCGTAGTATACTTTACGTTTGATGCGTGTATTTTAAACGCTCATTTAAACAAAAGGCTGTTGGCtgatattaaagtaaagtaacaaaagCGACTGCAAAATCAAAGGCGATTAGATATTTCCAATAGTGTGAATCGACGCGTTTTTTCGGTAATACGTCAATGAAAAAGAGTTTAAAtgtcatcattattataataaatctttgtGAAAACCAATTTGAGTAGGTACCATCGTCAATAcgtattctaccaccaaatagcaattctcaattttgttgtattatactaatatatatacctacagcGTATTATAGATACAGGCAATACGCCATAGGCAGATGAATGAATATTTCTTTGACATGAAActtaaaacatacatacttacatatataggaatatttatttcgtaagaACAAACTTTATACAAATCGCAGATCACTGATTGTGCGttaacagaaaataatattacattctgTTATCGCGGGGTGCGTTATACATTGGTTccgtaagagatattaaccattcctcactatgtacctcacccttcaaaccggaacagaacaataccaaatactgctgtttggtggtagattaGATGATCATTGTCTGGTACGTGATCAGACGAGTTTCTACAAAGCCCTACGACAAAGTAAATTGTGAAATCACATAGAAGTAAGTTCTAACTCCATTCAAGTGGGTTGTATAGGTTTTTTGTCATTCTAGTacgttttttatcataaaaacattGTCAATAGTAATAAACGACAAATTGAACTGCTTTCTATTTGAATCAAACGTAAAGCTGGTtagaaatgtagattataccgataCGAGAAGAAACTTAGTAATTACTCTCGACCGAcagttagttaaatattttattaaataattaaattgaatgtttaattatgtattgatataatgaatttttttagtatttcatcGACTAATCCTTTACTAATGttcataataaatgataaactgagtttgtatatttgttacgctttctcGTCTTAactacttaataatttttataaaatttttcatatGCGATGTCAGGggtacaaaaaaaacatacggTACCTACAGCCCCGGGCAAGTAATctagtataaaatatcttaGGTATGTTTTTTAACTAGTTCAAAATAAAGCCGTTTAAATCTTATATGTCTATAGCTCGTttacatatatagattaaaaaaatctttataagattaaaataacttaattaaattgtcattaaaCTCAACAGGGTCTGGTGTAAACGCGCCCTCGGTCTAACTACTGGTAAGACTCAATAACGCTCAGCGAATTTAACGTGGTCTGTCTCAATTAGATCGTAATAGTGATGGGGTAGAGTCGATAAAAATTTATTGGATGTTATCGATgatggatattttttaatatttttataataatactataaatgagTGAGTTGttggaaatataattaagtcggatgtttttttaataaattattaaaactgtttttgcgtagaaattattaagttaactcaatttaatattttgaccaTATTTGTTGCTGTGCGTCATAACGCAAGTCTCTAATTtactttaagatattttattaaaatttaaataaaattaatatcttaagCATGTACCCCGAAAAATCTAATTTCAAACATAGGTACTTGAGAAAacgtttaacattaaaaaatgttaattcctATTAGTTCACATTACGGCGTACAGTTATCGATAAAGcaacaaatattatcaataaatttacttttattacatttgtaaaaaatatttttgaagtcaatttttttttagttatattataataatcaaattacaaaaatgtatcGAAGTTTTTAGCGATGTATAAAGCATGTATCTAACCAgagcaataataaaattataagttatcataatttcaataaaatataaataaaatttacaaacgtcaccatcaaattaataaaacttcgtGCAATTAAAATCGATCTAAAAATTCCCATCCCTATCATCGCAAGAATGAGATGCCCTAAACTTAAATCCGTTTCCCGCCATCGCACAATCTGTTCCGCAGAACCGACCAATCAGAGGGCAGGAGGGCGTCAGCGGTCGACAAACTCGATCGCTGATTGGacgaaattattaaaacgagTCGCCCGTAACAAAAAACGTCAGCAACATAAAGCTTACAATTGAGTGCCACTTTTTTCGTTGGCATTCATAGATATTACATGGTCTAGACGACGTGTAGCgctattattaaaagtaaccgAGTTAGCTATAAGGATAgcaatctaataatatattagaaaaaatacataatgcattcaatattacaattttactgAAGTTAAGCAAAgtaacaattgtttttaataataaaatgtttttattttaattataggtaTTTAGGCAAACgagaaaatatacatttacagtactgtaagaaatattaatcatcctttTCAATGTACCtcaaaccttggaaactaagaaaTTACCTATGTCtcttacgaaattaaaaaaatatttagtaatgttgAATTTATGtagtaaactaattttatatcagTACATcatttctatctctttctatcatTTAGTCAGCGGCTACCAGAACGCGTGATCCGTTTTACGCATTCgtgttatattaatgaaaaaagacaaaaatttcGCGTCgagatgaaatttaaaatgatttataatatacgtcgcttaactttttaaattattggacATTAATGACTTTTGATTCTATGTTTTAAAGATCCCTTAGGTtcgtatcgattttttttttcactttacgttgtttgtgaataattttataa of Vanessa tameamea isolate UH-Manoa-2023 chromosome 24, ilVanTame1 primary haplotype, whole genome shotgun sequence contains these proteins:
- the LOC113402712 gene encoding pro-corazonin-like, which produces MVTNTTILLIIVTMTSVASQTFQYSRGWTNGKRNGQKNEFSLERILNPCQMHKLKYLLEGKPLTEKILTPCDYLEEDGELPKRYKSDPGQDSLYDAFQ